A window from Micromonospora terminaliae encodes these proteins:
- a CDS encoding carbohydrate ABC transporter permease, protein MSVNATPAGAEVAADAERTTGRHAAVPAQRAGRRSKAPLSENKRAERRLGWLLCAPAALVMLLVTAYPILYSVWLSLQRFDLRFPDQREFVGLENYATVLTNQFWWTAFGVTALITVVTVAVELVLGMGLALIMHRTLVGRGIVRTAALIPYGIVTVVAAFSWRYAWTPGTGYLANLFDGSAPLTERASSLAIIMLAEIWKTTPFMALLLMAGLALVPEDLLKAASTDGATAWQRFTKVMLPVMKPAILVALLFRTLDAFRVFDNIFVLTAGGNETSSVSMLAYNNLIRGLNLGIGSTMSVLIFLTVAIIAFVFVKLFGTAAPGSDDGERR, encoded by the coding sequence GTGAGCGTCAACGCCACGCCCGCCGGCGCCGAGGTCGCGGCGGACGCCGAGCGCACCACCGGCCGGCACGCTGCCGTGCCCGCGCAGCGGGCCGGCCGCCGGTCGAAGGCGCCGCTGAGCGAGAACAAGCGGGCCGAGCGGCGCCTCGGCTGGCTGCTCTGCGCGCCGGCCGCGCTGGTCATGCTGCTGGTCACCGCCTACCCGATCCTCTACTCGGTCTGGCTGTCGCTCCAGCGCTTCGACCTGCGCTTCCCCGACCAGCGCGAGTTCGTCGGGCTGGAGAACTACGCCACCGTGCTGACCAACCAGTTCTGGTGGACGGCGTTCGGGGTGACCGCACTGATCACCGTGGTCACCGTCGCCGTCGAGCTGGTGCTCGGCATGGGCCTGGCCCTGATCATGCACCGGACGCTGGTCGGCCGGGGCATCGTCCGCACCGCGGCGCTGATCCCGTACGGCATCGTCACGGTCGTCGCCGCCTTCTCCTGGCGGTACGCCTGGACGCCCGGCACCGGCTACCTGGCCAACCTGTTCGACGGCAGCGCACCGCTGACCGAGCGGGCCAGCTCGCTGGCGATCATCATGCTGGCCGAGATCTGGAAGACCACCCCGTTCATGGCGCTGCTGCTGATGGCCGGGCTGGCGCTGGTGCCGGAGGACCTGCTGAAGGCGGCCTCCACCGACGGCGCGACGGCCTGGCAGCGGTTCACCAAGGTGATGCTGCCGGTGATGAAGCCGGCCATCCTGGTGGCCCTGCTGTTCCGCACCCTGGACGCGTTCCGGGTGTTCGACAACATCTTCGTGCTCACCGCCGGCGGCAACGAGACCTCGTCGGTGTCGATGCTCGCCTACAACAACCTGATCCGGGGGTTGAACCTCGGCATCGGCTCCACGATGTCGGTGCTGATCTTCCTCACCGTGGCGATCATCGCGTTCGTGTTCGTGAAGCTGTTCGGCACCGCTGCGCCCGGCAGCGACGACGGGGAGAGGCGCTGA